From Virgibacillus ihumii, the proteins below share one genomic window:
- a CDS encoding ABC transporter ATP-binding protein, whose translation MKNNSTEKRLFQYALHFKKGIFIGLACLIVAVALELAGPLIAKTIIDEHILGVEGKWSQVQENNDNDTISYQDGYYKRSDRLGETDTEIDQVTVMQVGNDYYFVDEVVPMQGKRSVEDGEIMIKTNDETLTFESEKLSLSEMYPFFKPEQGPIIFLLGLYVVLLLIAAVFQFYETFMLQKASNQIVKKMRNDIFAHTQRIPIDYFVDQPAGKIVARITNDTEAIRDLYERVLSIVVTSIIYMAGIFAALFLLDVKLAAWCLLLIPLLIVWMKVYKYFGSKYNKVVRSTISEINGNINEAIQGMPIIQAFSREKKTKDDFEKLNDRHYTYQRKLVKLSALTSYNLVTVFRNLAFVGFIWYFGSFSLNPESVISIGVLYAFVDYLTRLFEPMEDIVNQLPLIEQARVAGSRVFKLMDHNGEQVVNDKIEKYRGNIEFDHVSFAYNDLDYVLHDISFQVKSGQTAAFVGHTGSGKSSIMNLLFRFYDPQYGRITIDGNDTKEWSRQQVRSHMGIVLQDPFMFSGTILSNVTMGDPRITREEAIHALQAVGADRFIQKLPNGYDEKVTEGGSTFSLGERQLISFARALAFDPSILILDEATANIDTETEAMIQRALEVLKKGRTTLVIAHRLSTIQEADTIFVLESGIIKEQGNHHQLINGKGIYYHMYQMQQGKAKRAV comes from the coding sequence TTTATTTCAATATGCCTTGCATTTTAAGAAAGGGATTTTTATTGGGCTGGCATGTTTGATTGTTGCGGTTGCTCTTGAACTGGCGGGACCTTTAATTGCCAAAACCATTATCGATGAACATATTCTTGGTGTGGAAGGTAAATGGAGCCAAGTGCAGGAAAACAATGATAACGATACAATATCCTATCAGGACGGCTATTATAAACGGTCAGACCGTTTAGGGGAAACGGATACGGAAATTGACCAGGTAACCGTCATGCAGGTTGGCAATGATTATTACTTTGTTGATGAAGTTGTGCCAATGCAAGGTAAACGGAGTGTTGAAGATGGCGAGATAATGATAAAAACAAATGATGAGACATTGACATTTGAAAGTGAAAAACTGTCACTGTCCGAAATGTATCCTTTTTTTAAACCTGAACAGGGTCCGATTATCTTTTTACTGGGTTTGTACGTTGTTCTTTTGCTAATTGCAGCGGTTTTTCAGTTTTACGAAACGTTTATGCTGCAGAAAGCATCTAATCAGATTGTAAAAAAAATGCGGAATGATATTTTTGCACATACACAACGGATTCCGATTGATTACTTTGTTGATCAGCCGGCGGGAAAAATCGTTGCGCGGATCACCAATGATACAGAGGCAATACGTGACTTGTACGAGAGGGTGCTGTCCATTGTTGTGACTAGTATCATTTATATGGCAGGAATTTTCGCGGCGTTGTTTTTGCTCGATGTGAAACTGGCCGCTTGGTGTCTGCTTCTCATCCCGCTGCTTATCGTCTGGATGAAAGTTTATAAATATTTTGGTTCAAAATACAATAAAGTTGTCCGGTCAACAATCAGCGAAATCAATGGGAATATTAATGAGGCTATTCAGGGGATGCCGATTATACAGGCATTCAGCAGGGAAAAAAAGACAAAGGATGATTTTGAGAAGTTGAATGACCGGCATTATACTTACCAGCGGAAACTGGTTAAATTAAGTGCCCTGACTTCTTACAATCTGGTGACAGTATTTCGGAATCTGGCGTTTGTGGGATTCATCTGGTATTTTGGTTCATTTTCATTGAATCCGGAAAGTGTCATTTCCATCGGTGTGCTATATGCGTTTGTCGACTATCTGACCCGGTTGTTTGAGCCGATGGAGGATATTGTTAATCAGCTGCCATTGATTGAACAGGCACGCGTGGCAGGATCCAGAGTTTTTAAGTTGATGGATCATAATGGTGAACAAGTGGTTAATGATAAAATTGAGAAATACCGCGGCAATATTGAATTTGACCATGTTTCGTTTGCATATAATGATTTGGACTATGTACTGCATGATATTTCGTTTCAAGTGAAATCGGGACAGACGGCCGCATTTGTGGGGCACACCGGTTCAGGAAAAAGCTCTATTATGAATCTGTTGTTCCGGTTTTATGATCCACAGTACGGCAGGATTACAATTGACGGAAATGATACAAAGGAATGGTCCAGACAGCAGGTGCGCAGTCATATGGGGATTGTGCTTCAGGATCCGTTCATGTTTTCCGGAACCATCTTGTCAAATGTTACAATGGGTGACCCCCGTATTACAAGAGAAGAGGCGATTCATGCGTTACAGGCTGTCGGAGCAGACCGTTTCATTCAAAAATTGCCGAATGGGTATGATGAAAAAGTAACAGAAGGCGGTTCAACATTCTCGCTTGGTGAACGCCAGCTGATCTCCTTTGCCAGAGCACTTGCGTTTGATCCGTCTATCCTGATTCTTGATGAAGCGACTGCCAACATTGATACTGAAACAGAAGCAATGATTCAGCGTGCACTTGAAGTGCTGAAGAAAGGCAGAACAACGCTTGTCATTGCTCACAGATTGTCAACAATTCAGGAAGCAGATACCATTTTCGTGCTGGAAAGTGGTATAATAAAAGAGCAAGGGAACCACCATCAGCTCATTAATGGAAAAGGTATTTATTATCATATGTACCAGATGCAGCAAGGTAAGGCCAAACGCGCTGTTTAA
- a CDS encoding S1C family serine protease, with protein MDKDKHDIIDDDLYEEIDDEELYELVEQERRRALARASEEQNQKPKRPFPKWAFWLIAFALVFNVIALIPKTFSIPAIDFLITSAKLSVQDEIQTYKQAVVVIETGTSKGTGFAISSDGTILTNHHVIEGEKEVTVAFPNQGLYKADVEHTYPSVDLAVLDVEDQNLPHLQLAENPDYKTDTPIYFIGNPLRFNGIANKGTIIDSITLSDWQQPVVMLDAPVYNGNSGSPVINQDGKVIGVVFATLDHEKYDRVGLFIPVTYYLDHRD; from the coding sequence ATGGATAAAGATAAGCATGATATTATTGATGATGATCTTTATGAAGAAATAGATGATGAAGAACTGTATGAACTCGTTGAGCAGGAGCGTCGGAGAGCATTGGCGCGAGCCAGCGAGGAACAAAACCAAAAGCCAAAACGTCCATTTCCAAAGTGGGCGTTTTGGCTTATTGCGTTTGCACTTGTTTTTAATGTGATTGCACTGATACCAAAGACATTCTCGATTCCGGCTATCGATTTCTTGATTACATCAGCAAAACTATCCGTACAAGATGAAATTCAAACATATAAACAGGCCGTAGTGGTTATTGAAACAGGCACCAGTAAGGGAACAGGATTTGCCATCTCATCTGATGGCACGATTTTAACAAACCATCACGTGATTGAGGGTGAGAAGGAAGTCACGGTAGCCTTTCCAAATCAAGGTTTGTACAAAGCGGATGTTGAACATACATATCCATCTGTTGATCTTGCTGTATTGGATGTGGAGGATCAAAATCTGCCACACCTGCAACTGGCGGAGAATCCCGATTATAAGACGGATACGCCGATTTATTTTATAGGGAATCCACTGCGTTTTAATGGAATTGCCAATAAAGGCACAATTATTGATTCGATAACTCTCAGCGATTGGCAACAACCGGTTGTTATGCTGGATGCACCGGTCTATAACGGTAACAGTGGAAGTCCGGTCATAAATCAGGATGGTAAGGTGATTGGGGTTGTGTTTGCCACACTTGATCACGAGAAATATGACAGAGTGGGTTTATTTATACCGGTAACGTATTATCTGGATCATCGTGATTAA
- a CDS encoding PRC-barrel domain-containing protein codes for MYHLTSTLKKYNIYATDGEMGKVHDLYFDDSKWGLRYAVVDSRKWLPGRRVLLSPATFDSINIEEEFVKANEDKETIRNSPNVPEGQPITKEVEKSLTGYYGWGRYWTDSMVGGVQPRPYNDVRNEALAKDQLQQELNLNEEKHHDLRSADETMDYKVHADDGKLGHAADFVLDDHYWRMRYMVVKGEGLQNEGNYYVIDLQDIESVDWFEGDIYVKGSLDSFKQKKHYQYKEDILADL; via the coding sequence ATGTATCATTTAACCTCAACATTGAAAAAATACAACATTTACGCGACTGATGGCGAAATGGGGAAAGTTCATGATTTGTATTTTGATGACAGCAAATGGGGATTGCGATATGCGGTAGTCGACAGCAGGAAATGGCTTCCCGGAAGAAGAGTGCTGTTATCACCCGCTACATTCGATTCCATAAATATTGAGGAAGAATTCGTCAAAGCAAATGAGGATAAAGAAACAATCCGAAACAGCCCAAATGTTCCGGAAGGGCAGCCAATCACAAAAGAAGTTGAAAAGTCACTCACCGGTTACTATGGCTGGGGCAGGTATTGGACGGATAGTATGGTCGGCGGTGTACAGCCCCGCCCGTATAATGATGTTCGAAACGAAGCACTGGCAAAGGACCAATTACAACAGGAATTGAATTTGAATGAAGAAAAACATCATGATCTTCGGAGTGCAGATGAAACAATGGATTATAAAGTACATGCGGATGATGGTAAATTGGGGCATGCCGCTGACTTTGTACTTGATGACCACTATTGGAGAATGCGATATATGGTCGTCAAGGGTGAAGGGCTCCAAAATGAGGGCAATTATTACGTGATTGATTTACAGGACATCGAATCGGTTGACTGGTTTGAAGGCGATATTTATGTCAAAGGTTCACTGGATTCATTTAAACAGAAAAAGCACTATCAGTATAAAGAAGATATACTTGCAGATCTATAG
- the sigI gene encoding RNA polymerase sigma factor SigI translates to MMKRSSNDKHLNELIVSAQQGDTQIQNDLLDKYQPFIAKCVSEVCKRYIDAKKDDEFSIGLAAFNEAILSYSPEKGSSFLSFSKLVVKRKVIDYIRYVQKTPVAASLDETYDEEQMENPTEIVAVKEIYQKEQESWYRREEILDFKEKLRSYKLSMVELTEVSPKHRDARDSAILVAKTLYSDPLLREYVQQKKKLPIKELEKKVDVSKKTLERNRKFILAIFIVLSEDYLYLKEYLKGVG, encoded by the coding sequence ATGATGAAACGGTCATCAAATGATAAGCACCTTAACGAGCTGATTGTTTCTGCCCAGCAAGGTGATACACAGATTCAGAATGATTTACTGGATAAATATCAGCCCTTTATTGCCAAGTGTGTTTCCGAGGTATGCAAACGTTATATAGATGCGAAAAAGGATGACGAATTCAGTATTGGTCTGGCTGCATTTAACGAAGCAATACTTTCATATTCTCCGGAAAAAGGCAGTTCTTTTCTTTCTTTTTCGAAACTTGTAGTGAAACGCAAAGTGATTGATTATATCCGATATGTTCAAAAAACTCCTGTCGCTGCGTCACTTGATGAAACTTATGACGAAGAACAGATGGAAAACCCCACTGAGATTGTGGCGGTTAAGGAAATTTATCAGAAGGAGCAGGAGTCCTGGTACCGCAGGGAAGAAATTCTTGATTTTAAGGAAAAACTGCGATCTTATAAGCTGTCAATGGTGGAGCTTACGGAAGTCTCACCGAAACACAGAGATGCCCGGGATTCAGCTATATTAGTGGCAAAAACATTGTATAGCGATCCATTATTACGGGAGTATGTGCAACAAAAAAAGAAATTGCCGATTAAAGAATTGGAGAAGAAAGTAGACGTCAGTAAAAAAACCCTGGAACGGAACAGAAAGTTCATCCTGGCAATTTTCATAGTATTGAGTGAGGATTATTTATATCTTAAGGAGTATCTGAAGGGGGTGGGTTAG
- a CDS encoding anti-sigma-I factor RsgI family protein: protein MKKGIVMEKHRRYTIVMQHDGGFHKAPPMDVTVGSEISFKPFPAKKRFDFYVRNKKIPMRPVAMLCVLLLLLVPVYFTMGVNKTYAYVSIDINPSIELEINEDMQVRSMIAVNEDGKEILRKLPEYKGKKLEKILSLIMQKSEDAGLLENGKNMLLGVSYALDKHESSVLDKVDNYFLENGEGWQVATFMVPEEIREIADKKKLSMGEVMVSKLKDPEYKSNQSSWMDEEEKAIINSFYDNDSHSTKTTVDKDNLQGAPKQSDQNNSDYESESAKNKPAKETSNMNSNEHGKSEKPDNKNAGERDKVEEHHPKNRGKARGYYKENPGKANVHSQEKPGRANGHHKEKSGKEKRYSKENPGKAKGHSENIPGKAKGHYKDNPGKAKGHQKDHPGKAKGHTKNDHGKGHKQKHNH, encoded by the coding sequence GTGAAAAAAGGGATCGTGATGGAGAAACACCGGCGTTATACGATTGTCATGCAGCATGACGGCGGATTTCATAAGGCGCCTCCAATGGATGTTACTGTTGGATCAGAAATTTCGTTTAAACCTTTTCCCGCGAAAAAACGTTTTGATTTTTATGTAAGGAATAAAAAAATTCCAATGCGGCCGGTAGCAATGTTATGTGTGTTGCTTTTATTACTTGTGCCTGTATATTTTACGATGGGGGTCAATAAGACGTATGCGTATGTGAGCATTGATATTAATCCGAGTATTGAACTGGAAATAAATGAAGATATGCAGGTTCGTTCGATGATTGCTGTCAATGAAGACGGAAAGGAAATACTAAGAAAGCTCCCTGAATACAAAGGGAAGAAACTTGAAAAAATTCTTTCGTTAATCATGCAAAAAAGTGAAGATGCCGGACTCCTTGAAAATGGGAAAAATATGTTGCTTGGTGTCAGCTATGCTCTGGATAAACATGAAAGCTCTGTATTGGATAAGGTTGATAATTATTTCCTGGAAAATGGCGAGGGATGGCAGGTTGCAACGTTTATGGTGCCAGAAGAGATCCGTGAAATTGCCGATAAAAAAAAGCTTTCCATGGGTGAAGTGATGGTTTCAAAATTGAAGGATCCGGAATACAAGAGCAATCAATCGTCTTGGATGGATGAGGAAGAAAAAGCTATTATTAATTCTTTTTATGACAATGATTCCCATTCAACCAAAACGACTGTGGATAAGGATAATTTGCAAGGTGCACCAAAGCAGTCTGATCAAAACAATTCAGACTACGAATCAGAATCTGCTAAAAATAAACCAGCAAAAGAAACCAGTAACATGAACTCGAATGAACATGGAAAGTCCGAAAAGCCGGACAATAAAAACGCCGGTGAGCGTGACAAAGTTGAAGAACATCATCCGAAAAATCGAGGCAAGGCAAGGGGATACTATAAAGAAAATCCAGGCAAAGCGAACGTTCATTCCCAGGAAAAACCAGGCAGGGCAAACGGCCATCATAAAGAAAAGTCAGGAAAGGAAAAAAGATACTCCAAAGAGAACCCCGGTAAAGCCAAAGGGCATTCCGAAAACATACCCGGTAAAGCCAAGGGCCATTATAAAGATAACCCGGGTAAAGCCAAAGGTCATCAAAAAGATCATCCCGGCAAAGCGAAAGGACATACTAAAAATGACCATGGCAAAGGTCATAAGCAAAAACATAACCATTAA
- a CDS encoding YhdB family protein: protein MDIPDYDKALFYTLWGQWDDLLVLMVRTEDDMLSKKIQHFLHAFHYSPDQTKIIASHDSLLYYIDHAMKHVPAAVMEV, encoded by the coding sequence ATGGATATACCGGATTACGACAAAGCCTTATTTTACACGTTGTGGGGACAATGGGATGATTTGCTCGTCTTGATGGTCCGCACAGAGGATGACATGCTTTCAAAAAAAATTCAGCACTTTCTGCACGCCTTTCACTATTCACCGGATCAGACAAAAATCATTGCGTCACATGACAGTCTGCTTTATTATATAGACCATGCAATGAAGCATGTTCCGGCAGCAGTGATGGAAGTTTAA
- a CDS encoding YhcN/YlaJ family sporulation lipoprotein yields MKWKILSLAAVLMLLLAACGGGNNNDNGNQEGQNNDNGGNNVEQTRFNGDDMNNNNNQDRNQEGNNKREYEVAEEAADKITSQIAEIGGAYVLKTDNNAYVAAELDTDGGTNNNNNNGDGNNLGDVDNDNGNDDDNNIGDIGNDDNNPTKNDNITNNDNNAGTNDNGANNDDALTDDVKNRISKIVKSVDGDIENVYVSTNPDFFNLANNYADEAGNGNPVEGMFDQVGNMIERVFPQNKE; encoded by the coding sequence ATGAAGTGGAAAATTTTGAGTTTAGCTGCAGTATTGATGCTTTTGCTGGCAGCTTGTGGCGGCGGAAACAATAACGACAATGGTAATCAGGAAGGTCAAAATAACGATAATGGTGGCAATAATGTTGAACAAACACGGTTCAATGGGGATGATATGAATAATAACAATAACCAGGACCGTAATCAGGAAGGTAACAATAAACGAGAATATGAAGTTGCTGAAGAAGCAGCAGATAAAATAACGAGTCAAATTGCTGAAATCGGTGGAGCCTACGTTCTAAAAACCGATAACAATGCATACGTTGCTGCAGAACTTGATACAGACGGCGGTACCAATAACAATAATAATAATGGTGATGGAAATAATCTTGGTGATGTTGACAACGATAACGGCAATGATGATGATAACAACATTGGCGATATTGGAAACGATGACAATAATCCCACCAAAAATGACAACATCACGAATAATGACAACAATGCAGGCACGAATGACAATGGCGCTAATAATGACGATGCGTTGACAGATGATGTGAAAAACCGGATCTCTAAAATTGTAAAATCAGTTGATGGTGACATTGAAAACGTTTATGTCTCGACGAACCCTGATTTCTTTAACCTGGCGAACAACTATGCCGATGAAGCAGGTAATGGTAATCCTGTTGAAGGAATGTTTGATCAGGTTGGCAATATGATCGAACGGGTTTTCCCGCAAAATAAAGAATAA
- a CDS encoding class I SAM-dependent DNA methyltransferase yields the protein MGREFLGLFDEWAESYDKSVAGVDPQYKAVFENYDEILHQVSKGSYGNVLEFGVGTGNLTGKLLEWGYDVTGIEPSKEMRQKALAKYPELSLYEGDFLEYPQDNISVHTIVSTYAFHHLTDEEKEKALTQFKKFHPTMRKIVFADTVFETDQHKQAMVKQAENKGFSDLAEDLQREYYTTIPEMQRIFTSAGFHVTFEQMNDFVWLITAVRKSDSAITN from the coding sequence ATGGGTCGTGAGTTTTTAGGCTTGTTTGATGAGTGGGCTGAGTCATATGATAAAAGTGTTGCTGGTGTGGACCCGCAATATAAGGCGGTCTTTGAAAATTACGATGAAATTTTGCATCAGGTCAGTAAGGGTTCCTATGGCAATGTTCTTGAATTTGGAGTTGGCACCGGAAATTTGACCGGAAAATTGCTCGAATGGGGTTATGATGTTACAGGAATTGAGCCTTCAAAAGAAATGCGTCAAAAAGCATTGGCAAAATATCCGGAATTATCTTTGTATGAGGGCGATTTTCTGGAGTATCCGCAGGATAATATTTCTGTTCACACCATTGTTAGTACGTACGCCTTTCATCACTTAACAGATGAAGAAAAGGAAAAAGCTTTGACACAGTTTAAAAAATTTCATCCTACAATGAGAAAAATTGTGTTTGCTGACACGGTGTTTGAAACAGATCAACATAAGCAGGCAATGGTAAAGCAGGCAGAAAATAAGGGATTTTCAGATCTGGCGGAAGACTTGCAGCGGGAGTATTATACGACCATCCCGGAAATGCAGCGGATTTTTACAAGTGCAGGGTTTCATGTTACGTTTGAACAAATGAATGATTTTGTCTGGCTGATCACAGCGGTGCGTAAATCTGATTCAGCCATAACCAACTAA
- a CDS encoding S-ribosylhomocysteine lyase, producing the protein MAKKMNVESFNLDHTKVKAPYVRLVGVTSGSNGDKVYKYDIRFKQPNKAHMDMPGLHSIEHLMAENIRNHMDNVLDIGPMGCQTGFYLSILNNDNYDQVLDALEKTLNDVLEATEVPACNEVQCGWAANHSLDGAQNIAREMLEKRDEWHQVFAE; encoded by the coding sequence ATGGCAAAAAAAATGAATGTAGAAAGCTTCAACCTTGACCATACAAAAGTAAAAGCGCCATATGTACGACTTGTCGGTGTTACGTCTGGATCAAATGGTGATAAAGTGTATAAATATGATATTCGTTTTAAACAGCCAAATAAGGCGCATATGGATATGCCCGGTTTGCATTCAATTGAGCATTTAATGGCAGAAAACATCCGAAATCACATGGACAATGTGCTTGATATCGGGCCAATGGGCTGTCAGACAGGTTTTTATTTGTCTATTTTGAACAACGATAACTATGACCAGGTTCTTGATGCGCTGGAAAAGACACTTAATGATGTATTGGAAGCAACTGAAGTTCCAGCATGCAATGAGGTTCAGTGTGGCTGGGCTGCAAATCACAGCCTTGACGGTGCACAAAACATTGCCCGGGAAATGCTGGAGAAGCGGGATGAGTGGCATCAGGTATTTGCAGAGTAA
- a CDS encoding PLP-dependent cysteine synthase family protein — protein sequence MVKYNSVKQLIGNTPLVELGQFPLPEGVRLYAKLEFYNPGGSIKDRLGVELINDALESGQLKAGGTIIEPTAGNTGIGLALAAMNKNLSVLFCVPEQFSIEKQQLMKALGAEIVHTPSSDGMRGAIQKTEELLQEIPNSYSPKQFGNPVNPKTYYKTLAPELWKDLRGNLDVFIAGAGSSGTFMGTAAYLREKNPDVKNVIVEPGGSIIAGGEPGSHKTEGIGMEFFPGFFDRSLIDDIYTVSDEHAFHMVNQLAAKEGLMVGSSSGSAMYAALQEAKSAKPGTNIAVIFPDGSDRYLSKDIYMND from the coding sequence ATGGTAAAATATAATTCTGTTAAACAGCTGATCGGCAATACCCCGTTAGTCGAACTAGGTCAATTCCCCCTTCCTGAGGGGGTTCGTTTGTATGCAAAATTGGAATTTTATAATCCCGGCGGAAGTATTAAGGATCGGTTGGGGGTTGAATTAATCAACGATGCGCTGGAAAGTGGGCAATTAAAAGCTGGTGGTACGATAATTGAACCTACTGCCGGCAATACAGGAATCGGTTTGGCACTGGCTGCAATGAACAAAAATTTATCAGTTCTATTTTGTGTTCCCGAACAGTTCAGTATTGAAAAACAGCAGCTCATGAAGGCACTCGGTGCTGAAATTGTGCATACACCAAGCTCAGATGGAATGCGTGGTGCGATTCAAAAAACGGAAGAGCTTCTGCAGGAGATTCCAAACAGCTACTCACCAAAACAGTTTGGCAATCCAGTAAACCCAAAGACATACTACAAGACACTTGCACCAGAACTCTGGAAAGATCTTCGGGGTAACCTGGATGTATTTATTGCCGGTGCCGGATCTAGCGGTACATTTATGGGAACAGCGGCATATTTGAGGGAAAAGAATCCCGATGTAAAGAATGTGATTGTAGAGCCAGGAGGATCGATTATCGCCGGTGGTGAACCGGGCTCACATAAAACAGAAGGAATAGGAATGGAATTTTTTCCGGGGTTCTTTGACCGTTCATTGATTGATGATATTTATACGGTATCAGATGAACACGCATTTCATATGGTCAATCAACTGGCTGCCAAAGAAGGGCTAATGGTCGGAAGTTCTTCTGGATCTGCTATGTATGCTGCACTGCAGGAGGCAAAAAGTGCCAAACCGGGAACAAATATTGCGGTTATTTTCCCTGATGGCAGTGACCGGTATTTAAGTAAAGATATTTACATGAATGATTAA
- a CDS encoding bifunctional cystathionine gamma-lyase/homocysteine desulfhydrase, whose amino-acid sequence MRSKTKMIHGGVTGDERTGAVSVPIYQVSTYKQDAVGKHRGYEYSRTGNPTREALESVIAELENGKRGFAFGSGMAAITSIMMLFNSGDHVVMTDDVYGGTYRLVTNVLDRFNLNHTYTDTSKPEEVEAAINENTKALYIETPTNPLLKITDLKRMEEIAKRHNLVLIVDNTFATPYWQQPLDLGADIVLHSATKYIGGHSDVVAGLVAVNSDKLGDDLHFVQNSAGGVLGPQDSWLLMRGIKTLALRMEAIEHNTAKLVEFLRNHEKVSNIYYPGLESHVGHETAKQQATGFGGMVSFDVGSDQEAEKVLSRVQYYTLAESLGAVESLISVPAKMTHASIPADRRAELGITDGLIRLSVGIEDADDLIEDLEQALN is encoded by the coding sequence ATGCGTTCAAAAACAAAAATGATTCATGGCGGGGTAACTGGCGATGAACGGACAGGTGCCGTTTCAGTCCCAATTTATCAGGTAAGCACGTATAAACAGGATGCAGTCGGCAAGCACCGGGGGTATGAATATTCCCGAACCGGAAATCCGACACGGGAAGCGCTGGAATCGGTAATTGCTGAACTTGAAAATGGCAAAAGAGGTTTTGCATTCGGTTCAGGCATGGCGGCTATTACATCTATTATGATGCTGTTTAACTCAGGTGACCATGTTGTTATGACGGATGATGTGTACGGCGGAACGTATCGTCTCGTGACAAATGTGCTTGACCGCTTTAACCTGAATCATACGTATACGGATACAAGCAAGCCGGAAGAAGTGGAAGCGGCGATTAATGAAAATACGAAAGCACTGTACATTGAAACACCAACCAACCCGCTGCTGAAAATTACCGACCTTAAAAGGATGGAAGAAATTGCCAAAAGGCATAATCTTGTACTGATTGTCGATAATACATTTGCAACACCATATTGGCAGCAGCCACTTGATTTGGGAGCAGATATTGTTCTGCACAGTGCTACGAAATACATTGGCGGGCATAGTGATGTCGTCGCGGGTCTTGTCGCGGTCAATTCCGATAAACTTGGCGATGACCTTCATTTTGTTCAAAATTCAGCAGGTGGCGTTCTGGGACCACAGGATTCCTGGCTGCTTATGCGGGGCATCAAAACACTTGCTCTCAGAATGGAAGCAATTGAGCATAATACGGCCAAACTGGTTGAATTTTTGCGGAATCATGAGAAAGTAAGCAATATTTATTACCCAGGACTGGAATCTCATGTTGGCCATGAAACGGCAAAACAACAAGCAACCGGCTTTGGCGGTATGGTTTCGTTTGATGTTGGCAGTGATCAAGAAGCAGAAAAGGTACTGAGCCGTGTTCAATATTACACCCTAGCAGAAAGTCTCGGTGCCGTTGAAAGTCTGATCTCTGTACCTGCAAAAATGACGCATGCATCCATTCCGGCCGACCGGAGAGCCGAACTTGGCATTACAGACGGGCTGATACGTTTGTCTGTTGGAATTGAAGATGCGGATGACTTGATTGAAGATTTGGAACAGGCATTGAATTAG